In the genome of Drosophila kikkawai strain 14028-0561.14 chromosome 2R, DkikHiC1v2, whole genome shotgun sequence, the window ATTCCGTTTccgcaataaaaaaaaatggcttttgtgttgtttttaattaaaatttattgatatttgcGTTGTTTAATGCTAAATTAACTAGtataattgttaaatataaatccTCGGTGGTGATTTGTGATGTCAGAAATCTTGATCGATCCTTCGTTTGACGCCGGCCAGCATTTTGGCGCGATGACGCAGTTGCAGATGCCGCAGGCCGCAGCTTCTGGCCAGAGGAGTCTCATCGTCGCTCCTCTTCCTGGACATCCTGTGGCGCGTTGGAAATGCGCTGGTGGATGGCATGCTTGTTCTGGCGTCCTTCTGTTGGGCAGATCGAGTGTTGACCATGTAGTCCAGGAGCGAGAAACCCAgcaccaggagcagcaggcaaGCGGgattgaactgcatgaacgaCAGAGGACCTTCTTCCATTTTGATGCGTTGCGTGTGTTGACAGATCGAAGTGCGAATTGCGAATGATGTAAGGAGTCCCAGGACACGCTGTATTTATGTGGAAACAGGTAAGTTTCAGTTGCACAGATTTCCTATTGCGCAGGTAGGATAGGGGTGGggtgcatacatatgtacctGTTCTTTGCCCCAAAGAAAGGGTCACACTTGTGTTTGTAAACAAGATCATAAAACTTAATCCCTTTGTTTTGATGCATTTCTTGGGTTTATCAAAAGGTGAAAGGATTATCATATATTGAGCAAGCCATGTTGCGTGTTTAATCATGTCCAAGGAGGTGTAGTTTTTATAAAGTTACAAGGAAATAAAcggtttatttatatttttttagttcttTTCGTAATCTTCCCTCAGTATGAGATAAAATTGCATAAGCAGTGTGGAGCTGGATATTATAAATCCCATCATTTGTAGCCATTGGTTCCTATTGGCCGAATATAGTCCACAGATCTTTAGATTAAGCCGCAAGCTGCttttataaatcaaaaaatcaCCTAGCTATAAGtatgataaaatatttaaattcattaaatatttattgtgagTACGAAATTACCTCTTGGGACATTTTGCCCTCGCTTACTTCGTCCATCGGCTGACACTGATATCTTAGGCTCAGCTCACAGATGAACTCGTCGAGGAAAACGTCCACAGTTCGCACAAAAAGAATTAACGCCGCATGCACGGCAAGAGGAGTTATTCCTTTAAACATGAAAATAAGTCCCACGTAGCCGTATATAATGGTGGAGACTATATAGTCCAGTCGGCAGACGACCATCTGGACACCATAGATCCTGTTTATCCTATAGGCCATGCTACCGAAAAGCAAATGAAGGGACCAAAGATTCTTGATCTCTCCTTCAAGCGCCCTTCCCGAACAGAGTTGTTGGTTTACAAAATCGTAGCCCCTGGCTATTTGCCAAACGGaggcaaagtaaaagtacGATGTTAAGTTTAAGAAGCTGTAGCTAAGGTTGACCAGACAAGCTATCAGGAAACccgattttataaaaagcaCCGATGCCATTACACCGAAGCTCAAGTAAGCGGATGTAAAGGACTTTAATAGAAGCAGCCTTCGCAGCTGTGGGTTCGATGTCAGTTCAGCTTGTTCCATTTTCCGAGTcaggcgatcggtcaagtcgAGCAGGTCTATTACCAAGCTGTCCCGCTGGCATCGCGAGACCAGAATATAGGCCACAACCGCATAGTTGACCAAGTGAAGAATAAACGGAACTATATACATCTTCCCGGGCAGCCAAGGCGATATCATCAATTCAGTGGCTATATCCCAGAAAACAAATGGCAAAGTACAGATGAGGACCACGTTCAGGATCACGGCATATGCCTGGGTTATCCACGATTGCTGAAATCTGCCATTGGTCAGACGGTAGGACGTCATGCCTAAAAGCAGCCCGTAGCCATGGTAGATCTTCCCGAGAGTTAACATTTTCTAAAGCCGGCACTTATTATACTAAACTCTAAAAACCGCCGGAGTGGTATTTTCTcctttgaattaaatataaataaggtaATCCGTAACCGCTATCGAAGATGTTCAGAAttaccaaatttaaattaatagaaagCCGTTCTATAGGCATTAATCTGCTGATGGAATCGACTGATTCGCTTGCAAAGGTCGTGAAAAGTGCAGCGTTGCAGAGTTCGTTTCAGTTGTAGTTCGACACCCGAGGACTGCGGATGCAATGGAGAGACTACTCGGGTTCTTTCAAGGCTACGCCCTTCTCCTCGGCTTGACCTCCTACAAAGTGGTCGATGGAAAATATCGGCAAACTTGGTTAACGCAGGCCTATGCCTTGGCCCTGAACGTGGTCGTCGTATCCGTTCTACCGTGTGTTTTCTGGAGAATAGCCTGGGGAATGGCGTCTGCACCCTGGCTGCCGGATATAATGCTTCTAGCTCCTTTTATTCTCTATTCAGTCAACTACGCCAACATAGTATATATCCTGACCTCGCGATTCTATCGGGACAGCATGCTAATAGACCTACTGGACTTGAGTAATGCTTTAAGCCGAAAAATGGAGCAAGCTGGAAGGCAAAGGAACCCAAGGCTTCAGAGACTCCTAAGCCTTAAAACCTTTACACtcgtttatttgtttgttgctcCATTCGTCCCACTAGTTTTGGTCAGCTGTGAATCTCTGGATTCTGTAATTGTCACTGTTGCCTACAGCATCCTGAATGCCACCACGTACTTTTACTTTGCTTCCTTCTGGCAAATCGCCAGAGGCTTTGTGTATGTCAACGAGGAAATGGATAGGCTTATCGCTTGCGGATCAAGGTTGAACTCCGAGGAGCTTAGTGATCTCTGGTCCCTCCACTCTACTCTCAGTCGCATGGCACACAGGATAAACAGGATCTATGGACTCCAGATGATCGTTTCACGGCTTGATTTCGTTATATACAGCATCATCTTCGGATATGTGGGCGTAATTTACCTGCATGAAGGCATAACCCTTATTAAGTTTTATGCGGCCCTAATTTATTTGGTGCGAACAGCGGACTTTTTCTTGAATGATTTTATATGTGAATTAACCATCCGATATCAGAGCCATCCCAGACACGAAATAATCGAGGGGGTAATGTCCCAGGAGGTGAGTTAGcatacataataaatatttaaaatcaacaaTTTTTACTTCAATTATAGCTAAGTGATTATCTGATTTATGAGACCAGCCTGCGCTTAAATTTAAAGGTCTGTGGACTCTATATGGCGAATCAAACCCAGTGGCTTCGAACGATGGAAGTCATAGTGTCCAACTCTATGCTGCTCCTGCAATTCTATCTGATTCTCAGTGAAGATGTTATGAAAGATGCATTAGAAAAATTCTCTTGGTACGAATAATAcatattaaaatacataatacatattataataaatcaatatatGGCGCAAAAGTTGTTAATGTGTTTCTTCCTTCAAATGAAAACTCGGCTTGCTTAGAGCGGCAGCCACTCCCCAGGGAATTTCATCGATGTCCGACCGCTGTTTCAATTAACGCAGATTTTGATCtgtctataaaataaacacttgGCTTAATTGGTCCTCGCGAAGCCATCGGCTTCAGTTGCAGTGCGAAGCTCCTGGAGGTCGGTTCACTCTAAGGATGTCAATGCGGCGGATTGCTCTGATATATAATCGATACGTCATGGTCATCGGCATGACCTCGTACCTTGCCGTCGGCGGGGTATTCAAGCAAACGAAGATAACCCAGGCGTATGCCCTGGTAATCAACGCCTTCACCTTGGTCCTGCTGCCGAAGGCTCTATGGGAAGCGTCCCAGAGTATGATAATGGCCGGGTGGCTGCCACCGTTTATGTGGATAATTCCCTACATTCAGAACTCTATAAGCTACGCCGTGATTGCCTATACCTTGATTTCAAGATGCTATCGAGACGCCATGCTGTTGGATCTGGAACTTGTGATAAAGCAATTGAACCGTGAGATGTCGCGAACGGGAAAGCAGATGAACTCCAAGTTGCAAAGGATCTTTTTACTGAAAACCTTTACTTTGACGTATTTGTGTTGCGCCTACATAATGGCCATATTTTTTTGGCGATGGGGGGACTCCtggatttatttaatgaagaCATTGCTAATGAACATGTCCTTCAACATCCTCATTGCCAGCACCTATTTCTACTTTGTGACCCTCTGGCAAATAGCCCGGGGCTACGACTTTGTAAATCAGCGATTGCAGGAGATTACTACATCTGAATGGGATGACTTGAAGGAACAAGTTGAGGAACTTCGGAGCCTCTGGGCTTTGCATACAAATCTCAGCCGGACAGCCAAGCGCATAAATCGGCACTATGGACCACAAATGCTCGCCTCGCGATTCGAtcactttattttctcaattaTGAACGGATATATGGGCATGATCTACGCACACCGTCCAGGTGGTTCATCGGTTGAGAAGGTCTACGGATTCTTTCTCTACATAATACGAAGCCTGGACTTCTTTCTCAACGATTACATTTGCGATTTGATGACTCAATACCAGAGCGAGCCCAAAAGCACCCTTACCGAGGGCCACATGTCCAAGGAGGTGAATTGACATTAAGTGTGAATTATAATATCTCTGGCCTAAAGTCAACTTTAAATTTCAGCTCAGTTCCTACGTGATCTATGAACACAGCATTAGGCTTAATTTGCTGGTCTGTGGACTGTATCCGGCCAATAGGAATAGATGGCTGCACATGATCATTTCTATCATTGTCCATTCCATCTTGCTGCTGCAATTTCATATGGTTATGAACCAGAAATAgggttttaatttcttttttatcatttgtttataataataattatgtaaTGCTCTTAAATCCTTGcgtaacaaaatatatacaccaGAATGGGAAATACGACTAGACATGACCACTTTAGAATATTAAGAGATGGGAGCGAAGACATTTTACGACGTTTTTCTTAAACAAGAAATCCAGATCTAGTTCGGATTGTGTCATATATCCTTTGGTATACATGCACTTCAACTGTTGGAGTGACTTTACATCTCTGATAATTATATTGTAGTAACAAGTCATACGCAACTTAAAAGAACCCAGTTTCCGTAAgtcagttgcagttgcagttcctTGAATTCGGTTATTCAGTAAATTACAAAATGAAGAAACTACTGGCTCTCTGTCACGTCTACCTTCTAGTCATCGGCTTGACCTCCTATAGACTTGTGAATGACAGGTTTCGGCAAACTAGAATGACGCAGATTTACGCATGGACTGTAAACATATTTCTATTAGCAGTGCTGCCCTATTGTTTTTGGATTGCCTCGATTCATGCCTCGTCGCTCGACGTACTGCCACGTCTCACCGAATTGGCACCCTTCGCCTTTAATGTGGTCAAGTATGCCATAATCTTCTACACTGTGGCCTCTCGGAGTTGCAGAGACCGAATGCTTTTGGACATACAAACAATCACCATTCAATTGGACACGACGTGGAATAAAATCGAGCTCAAAGCTGTGGAGATTGCTCTACCTGAAGATCTTCTTAGTGCTCTACCAAACGCTGACAAGCAATTTGATGCCAATCGTGTTCGGGCTTCAAAAGAGCATTCGTCTGGCAGCTGTTTTCGTTCACTTTGGGTACATTACCTTGGTCGGATCCTCGTTTTGCTACTTTATGTCGTTTTGGCACATTGCCCAAGGCTTTGATTTCATCAATCGGAGCATAGAAAAGCTCATTAGGGATCCAAGACCGCGCTCAATTTCTTGCATGTGGAAAATGCACATCGGTCTCAGTCGAACAGCGCGAAGGATAAATACTTATAATTGAGTAATATCATGCACAAACCCATAGAAGCTATATTTAAGCGAATCTATCTGTCTGTTTGTTGTGAATCTTGAACACACCTCTCATAGATAAAagcactttattttattaccaaAGCCTAATGACCTCAGTTGAGCACCGAAGCTCGTCGAAAAAGGACGTCGGCGTACGTGGCCATGATTAATTCGCTGGTGAACTTATATTTCAGCTATTCGCTGGCTATTGGGATAACCTCGCATCGCTTCGTCAAGCAGAGGTTTCGCAGTTCCATATTTTCGCGATACTATGCTCTGATCGCGAATATCCTCACCCTTACATTGCTGCCCTTGGTTATGTGGCATACTCGGGCCGTTTTTCAGACCAAGGGCAACTTTCCGCAACTCATCCTAATCACGTACAATGTGAGGTACTTGGTGACCTACAGTGTCATCGTATATACGATCTTATCGCGAGGATTTCGGGACACGGCCTTCAAGGAAATGGAGCCATTGCTGCTGAATCTACTTAAGGAAGAGGAGCGTTGTGGGCAACAAGATGTTAGACGATCTCTGATGATTATGCTGTATGCCAAGTTCTTTACGATAGTCTGGCTGTGCCTCACGGAttcatttttcttgttttactCGATTGAGACCTTCAACTTTTTGATGATAGCCAGATTTGTTTTCCTGAGCAATGGCAACAATGTGCTGCTCATGGTGCCAATGGGCTACTTTCTCGGCCTGTGGCACATTGCCCGGGGCTTGGATTTCGTCAATCGACGCTTGGATGCTATTATAACATTGTCGTCAAGATCGCCTCGTGACctggaggagctgcagcacctgtgGTCACTACATTCGGCTCTGACCAAGACAGCCATCAATATTAACAAGATCTACGGCCCCCAGATGTTGGCCTCTCGGTTCGACAACTTTATAATCGGTGTGATCCAAGCGTACTGGGGTGCCTTCTTCTCCTTTAGCATATCGACACCAATTTTCTGGTTGATCTACGGCACCATTAGCTATAACATGCGATCCCTGGACTACTATCTCATTGACCACATGTGCGATGTGATTGTGGAGTATCAGAGCGCGGCTCGGCATGCCTGGAGCGAGCATCGCTGGTCGAAGGAGGTAGTTTGATGTGACTTGAAGATAGCAGTAAttggtaaaaaattaaatatttttagataagtGCCTTGGTGACCTATACCAACAGTCTGAAGCTGGAACTATGGACCTGCGGACTGTATCAACCGAATCGAAGTCTGTGGTTCGGCATGACCACCAGCGTGTGGTATTATATCTTAATGCTGTTGCAGTTTCATCTGGTTatgggaaatttaaaaaaatagtttaaactAACAACATTGTAAGATATTAATCAGAGCTTTCGCACAAAGTCCAAGAAATACCGGTTGCCAGCAGTCTAAATTTAAACCGGAATCGAAGCTTTCACCTCTCTATCTGTTTCTTGTCTACTTAAATGGACATTAAAAATGTCAACTCGCCTTGCCTAATTGCTACACTTTGTGGGTAATCGCAGACAGATTGATTTAGCTTAATCTGCCATTAGAATGCCCTGCAACTATTGTGTATTCCTTAATCATTTCCTGTACGTCTCTGCCAAGAATTTATTAGAACGATTTCAATGCTCACGTTTGAACTGTACGTTTGGATGAATGGCAACAAAACAAGGCTACGTTCTGGCAGGAGCCAATAATTTCCTATTCGATAATTTCCAAATGAATGCGTTCAGCAAATAAATTCTGCTTTGACAGCACTCGCAGttgaaatttaaaacgaaATCACGTTTTgctgttgcatactttttggcgTATGCACATCTGCTCTACGTTGTACGTGATGAAAGTTGTgtcataaacacacacacacacacacacacgcaggcaTTCTTAGTTGGGAAATTGTGGAACTGGCAGCAGGTGAAAGggtcgagagagagagagagagagaaagagttaAGGgatgcataaataaaatgaaaaataaaataaatcaaaacataatttttgcAATAAATCCAGtttttaccaaaaaataaaaactgtatGCTGAATGCAAATCTAATTCCTTTTTGCCCAAGTTTTTGCACTATTCTATTTTGCGGTTTCTACAATTTATAAGCGAGTTATGCAATTTCCCCTTTACAATCGGCTTAAAAGTAAATCCtatttgcaaaataaaaaataacacgTTTCAAACGTAGTTTAAAACtcaatttttgtatttttaattgaacgTTTTAGGACATTTTTGGGGAACTCTTtgaatgtttaaattaatgcaaattaaagctaaaatgtttaaatgtttattttcatttatgtttataaataaatgcaaatatttcttattaaattatcAAATCTGAAAATAATCAAGTGACTATTATATTCCTCCTATAAACTATTACCTTGAGGCATTTTCCCCCAATGGAAAATCAGTGCTGTAAATATATTAACATGATTTGAATTCGCATCGGGACACGTCAACGCAATTATGTTGGATAACAAGAGTCAAGATTTATTGTGTCCGCCGAATTCGAGGAGCAaacatctatatatatatatatgtacatacgcACACGTAACGGATGCGTCGGCTGTACGCCCATTGCCGGCATGGAGGTGGGCGTGTCCCGTCGCTTGACAATTGTCAAAATCATCGCCATAACTCACGTGTTGCCAGCAGCAGAAACAAATGCATCGGGCATCGATGGAGGAGGAGTGGGGATCGGGCGCCGGGCATCGCCGACAATTTCAATTGAAGCAGATTTGCTCAAAATGCAAATTACGCCATGATTTACATTCCGATTGACATATTTTAGGCGAACAGTTTGCACTCCATTGGCATTGCTGCCTCGTCCTTCCCCCCCTCATTCTTGGTAACGCCCTTTACGTGTTGCCGAAAAGAATCCTTGATTTAGTCATCCGACGA includes:
- the Gr59b gene encoding putative gustatory receptor 59b produces the protein MINSLVNLYFSYSLAIGITSHRFVKQRFRSSIFSRYYALIANILTLTLLPLVMWHTRAVFQTKGNFPQLILITYNVRYLVTYSVIVYTILSRGFRDTAFKEMEPLLLNLLKEEERCGQQDVRRSLMIMLYAKFFTIVWLCLTDSFFLFYSIETFNFLMIARFVFLSNGNNVLLMVPMGYFLGLWHIARGLDFVNRRLDAIITLSSRSPRDLEELQHLWSLHSALTKTAININKIYGPQMLASRFDNFIIGVIQAYWGAFFSFSISTPIFWLIYGTISYNMRSLDYYLIDHMCDVIVEYQSAARHAWSEHRWSKEISALVTYTNSLKLELWTCGLYQPNRSLWFGMTTSVWYYILMLLQFHLVMGNLKK
- the LOC108072233 gene encoding putative gustatory receptor 59b, whose amino-acid sequence is MRRIALIYNRYVMVIGMTSYLAVGGVFKQTKITQAYALVINAFTLVLLPKALWEASQSMIMAGWLPPFMWIIPYIQNSISYAVIAYTLISRCYRDAMLLDLELVIKQLNREMSRTGKQMNSKLQRIFLLKTFTLTYLCCAYIMAIFFWRWGDSWIYLMKTLLMNMSFNILIASTYFYFVTLWQIARGYDFVNQRLQEITTSEWDDLKEQVEELRSLWALHTNLSRTAKRINRHYGPQMLASRFDHFIFSIMNGYMGMIYAHRPGGSSVEKVYGFFLYIIRSLDFFLNDYICDLMTQYQSEPKSTLTEGHMSKELSSYVIYEHSIRLNLLVCGLYPANRNRWLHMIISIIVHSILLLQFHMVMNQK
- the LOC108072300 gene encoding putative gustatory receptor 59b, whose translation is MLTLGKIYHGYGLLLGMTSYRLTNGRFQQSWITQAYAVILNVVLICTLPFVFWDIATELMISPWLPGKMYIVPFILHLVNYAVVAYILVSRCQRDSLVIDLLDLTDRLTRKMEQAELTSNPQLRRLLLLKSFTSAYLSFGVMASVLFIKSGFLIACLVNLSYSFLNLTSYFYFASVWQIARGYDFVNQQLCSGRALEGEIKNLWSLHLLFGSMAYRINRIYGVQMVVCRLDYIVSTIIYGYVGLIFMFKGITPLAVHAALILFVRTVDVFLDEFICELSLRYQCQPMDEVSEGKMSQERVLGLLTSFAIRTSICQHTQRIKMEEGPLSFMQFNPACLLLLVLGFSLLDYMVNTRSAQQKDARTSMPSTSAFPTRHRMSRKRSDDETPLARSCGLRHLQLRHRAKMLAGVKRRIDQDF